A single genomic interval of Paracoccus contaminans harbors:
- a CDS encoding type II and III secretion system protein family protein — protein MTRRLFSALTALWMTLLCATGALAAANIELTVGEGRDLAMPAGASSVLVADPGIADAQATSPTSIFVTAVGPGRTTIVVRDAQSRTIRQFSVRVRRGIGGAGRSLGRGISLTETDDGAILSGEAMDVTAAQSVSGAGRVLDQQGLLVQDRTTYAGANQVSLRVRFVEASRSELRRMGLNISALDGSTAGPIRITSIGDATGFLSGTPYNSPAVGGRIRAGGLTFDTLLEALETRGVVQILSEPTLTTVTGQTASFRAGGEFAYPVNQGDGVIAAEFKEYGVSIDFTPTILPGNRIAVHVTPEVSFIDEANTSSVSGFNVPGVSVRRADTTVEVASGQTFAIAGLYEQYSANTSAGVPGLSQVLGRNQRNRRERELMIFITPYLADASDAVQTRPQRPAPQASVGFITR, from the coding sequence ATGACCAGGCGCCTGTTTTCGGCGCTGACCGCCCTGTGGATGACGCTGCTTTGCGCGACGGGCGCACTGGCTGCGGCCAATATCGAACTGACCGTGGGCGAGGGGCGGGATCTGGCGATGCCTGCCGGCGCGTCGAGCGTGCTGGTCGCCGATCCCGGCATTGCCGACGCGCAGGCGACCTCGCCCACGTCGATCTTTGTCACCGCCGTGGGCCCCGGACGCACAACCATCGTGGTTCGCGATGCCCAGTCGCGCACGATCCGGCAGTTCAGCGTCCGCGTCCGGCGCGGAATCGGGGGGGCAGGGCGTTCGCTGGGCCGGGGCATCAGCCTTACCGAAACCGATGACGGCGCCATCCTGTCGGGCGAGGCAATGGACGTGACCGCCGCGCAGTCGGTCAGCGGCGCAGGCCGGGTGCTGGATCAGCAGGGGCTGCTGGTGCAGGACCGCACCACCTATGCGGGGGCAAACCAGGTTTCGTTGCGCGTTCGCTTTGTCGAAGCCTCGCGCAGCGAGCTGCGCCGGATGGGGCTGAACATCTCGGCCCTGGACGGCAGCACGGCCGGCCCCATCCGTATCACCAGCATCGGCGATGCGACCGGGTTCCTTTCAGGCACCCCCTACAACAGTCCCGCGGTCGGCGGGCGCATCCGCGCCGGAGGGCTGACCTTCGACACGCTGCTCGAGGCGCTCGAGACGCGGGGCGTGGTGCAGATCCTGTCCGAGCCGACGCTGACGACGGTGACGGGCCAGACCGCCAGCTTTCGCGCGGGGGGCGAATTCGCCTATCCCGTCAATCAGGGTGACGGTGTGATCGCGGCAGAGTTCAAGGAATACGGGGTTTCCATCGACTTCACCCCGACGATCCTGCCGGGCAACCGCATCGCGGTGCATGTCACGCCCGAGGTCAGCTTTATCGACGAGGCGAATACCTCGTCGGTCAGCGGCTTCAACGTGCCCGGCGTGTCCGTTCGCCGGGCGGACACCACCGTCGAGGTCGCCAGCGGCCAGACCTTTGCCATCGCCGGCCTTTACGAGCAGTATTCTGCAAATACCAGCGCCGGGGTGCCGGGACTTTCCCAGGTGCTGGGCCGGAACCAGCGCAATCGGCGGGAACGCGAACTGATGATCTTCATCACCCCGTATCTGGCCGATGCCTCGGATGCGGTCCAAACCCGTCCGCAGCGCCCCGCCCCCCAGGCCAGTGTAGGATTCATCACCCGATGA
- a CDS encoding peroxiredoxin produces the protein MKVGEKLPEVTFQTRLRDETIEGPNPYRWEALTTSDYFKGKRVVLFSLPGAFTPTCSTYQLPGFEKAAAEMAELGIDAIYCLSVNDAFVMNQWAKQQGLENVKVIPDGSGEFTEKVGMLVRKDNLGFGCRSWRYAAIIDDGVVEKLFEEPGRCDNHGEDPYGESSPETVLAYLREHQGAKA, from the coding sequence ATGAAAGTTGGCGAAAAGCTGCCCGAGGTAACGTTCCAGACTCGCCTGCGCGACGAGACGATCGAAGGGCCGAACCCCTATCGCTGGGAAGCGCTGACCACGAGCGACTATTTCAAGGGCAAGCGCGTCGTGCTGTTCTCTCTGCCCGGCGCCTTCACGCCGACCTGCTCGACCTACCAGCTGCCGGGTTTCGAAAAGGCAGCGGCGGAAATGGCAGAGCTTGGCATTGACGCGATCTATTGCCTGTCGGTCAACGATGCCTTCGTCATGAACCAGTGGGCCAAGCAGCAGGGCCTGGAAAACGTCAAGGTGATCCCTGACGGGTCGGGCGAGTTCACCGAAAAGGTCGGCATGCTGGTGCGCAAGGACAATCTCGGCTTTGGCTGCCGGTCCTGGCGCTATGCGGCCATCATCGATGACGGGGTGGTTGAAAAGCTGTTCGAGGAACCGGGCCGCTGCGACAACCACGGCGAAGACCCCTATGGCGAATCCTCGCCCGAGACGGTGCTGGCCTATCTGCGCGAACACCAGGGCGCGAAGGCCTGA
- a CDS encoding glycosyltransferase family 2 protein: MSHDDSQIPALTGSASDPFISVIMANHRGAAHLPAAMAAVLAQTQARIELILADDASDDDSATIARRIAEDDTRVRVIVSDRNQGPAATRNLGLDAARGDWIAIVDSDDLIHPQRLSRLVAAAEAAGADIAADDLVHFGNAESRTLLQTLSPTPPVLLGAADLLAGHADPRQPAYGYLKPVIRRAALAGRRYDTALRIGEDHDLVLRMVMAGARFLLLPDPLYAYRRHANSISHRLSVETVAAMLAAHEALPPMPDPTSRAAARAAGRQLRRSLRYERLVEAIKARHWSRALPALADPAMLVRLAGSLQDRRRRAAAARQGTGVADQRLAPVIPPLPAPGAAWAAPPAPAAAWIVAQVTSGSDLPPGLPPWAEWLAGAVRDS, from the coding sequence ATGAGCCATGACGACTCGCAGATCCCGGCCCTGACGGGTTCAGCATCCGATCCCTTCATTTCTGTCATCATGGCCAACCATCGGGGCGCGGCGCATCTGCCGGCGGCCATGGCGGCGGTACTGGCGCAGACCCAGGCCAGGATTGAGCTGATCCTGGCCGATGACGCCTCGGATGATGACAGCGCAACGATCGCCCGGCGTATTGCCGAGGATGATACGCGCGTGCGGGTCATTGTCTCGGACCGGAACCAGGGGCCTGCGGCGACGCGCAATCTGGGCCTGGATGCTGCGCGCGGCGACTGGATTGCAATCGTGGACAGCGACGACCTGATCCACCCGCAGCGGCTGTCCCGTCTGGTCGCGGCGGCAGAAGCGGCCGGTGCCGACATCGCTGCCGACGACCTCGTGCATTTCGGCAATGCTGAGTCCCGGACCCTGCTGCAGACGCTGTCCCCCACCCCTCCCGTGCTGCTGGGCGCGGCCGATCTGCTGGCCGGCCATGCCGATCCGCGCCAGCCTGCTTATGGCTATCTCAAGCCGGTGATCCGGCGGGCGGCCCTGGCCGGGCGGCGTTATGATACCGCCCTACGGATCGGCGAGGACCACGATCTGGTGCTGCGCATGGTCATGGCGGGCGCGCGGTTTCTGCTGCTGCCCGACCCGCTTTATGCCTATCGACGGCACGCGAATTCCATCTCGCACCGGCTTTCGGTGGAAACGGTGGCGGCGATGCTGGCTGCGCATGAGGCGTTGCCGCCGATGCCCGATCCAACATCGCGCGCGGCGGCGCGCGCCGCAGGGCGCCAGTTGCGGCGCAGCCTGCGCTATGAACGGCTGGTCGAGGCGATCAAGGCGCGCCACTGGTCGCGCGCCCTGCCCGCGCTGGCCGATCCGGCCATGCTGGTCCGCCTGGCGGGAAGCCTGCAAGACCGCCGCCGCCGCGCCGCTGCCGCCAGGCAAGGCACGGGGGTGGCGGATCAGCGCCTCGCCCCTGTCATCCCGCCGCTTCCCGCACCCGGCGCGGCATGGGCCGCCCCGCCTGCCCCTGCGGCCGCCTGGATCGTGGCGCAGGTCACCTCGGGCAGCGATCTGCCGCCCGGCCTGCCGCCATGGGCTGAGTGGCTGGCGGGCGCGGTTCGCGACAGTTGA
- a CDS encoding TIGR01244 family sulfur transferase — translation MDIRSLTPQLSVAPQILPEDMARLASAGFRTVVCNRPDAENPAQLQSSRMADAAASAGLAFHYLPVEPGHLSPDLIARFTQILDEDEGPILAYCRSGTRSATTWALGQSGRLAAAEILHKAAGAGYDLSGIARALD, via the coding sequence ATGGACATACGCAGCCTTACACCGCAGCTTTCGGTCGCCCCGCAGATCCTGCCCGAAGACATGGCCCGACTGGCATCCGCGGGCTTCCGCACGGTGGTCTGCAACCGCCCTGATGCCGAGAACCCGGCGCAGCTGCAAAGCAGCCGGATGGCCGATGCAGCCGCTTCGGCGGGGCTGGCCTTTCACTATCTGCCGGTAGAGCCGGGCCATCTCAGCCCGGACCTGATCGCCCGCTTCACGCAGATCCTCGATGAAGACGAAGGGCCTATCCTGGCCTATTGCCGTTCCGGCACCCGGTCGGCCACCACCTGGGCGCTTGGTCAAAGCGGGCGGCTTGCCGCGGCTGAGATCCTGCACAAGGCCGCCGGCGCCGGCTATGATCTGTCCGGCATCGCACGCGCCCTGGACTGA
- a CDS encoding PepSY domain-containing protein yields the protein MAPRVLATALLIALATLAGTAFTFMAPPPLAQTGLAGAPEAGAIPMHLAVLRAQDRFIGRVLDIAPRPATPAESEVGIALVYRLRMVTPRRDVLDIRMDARTGRFVDVRGPDLAAARRPGRRRAGDRH from the coding sequence ATGGCCCCTCGCGTCCTTGCCACAGCCCTCCTGATCGCCCTGGCGACCCTTGCCGGGACGGCCTTCACCTTCATGGCCCCGCCGCCGCTGGCACAGACCGGCCTTGCAGGCGCGCCAGAGGCGGGCGCGATCCCCATGCATCTGGCCGTCCTGCGGGCGCAGGACCGCTTCATCGGCCGTGTGCTGGACATCGCGCCCCGTCCCGCCACGCCTGCGGAATCGGAGGTGGGCATCGCCCTTGTCTATCGGCTGCGGATGGTCACGCCCCGGCGTGATGTTCTGGACATCCGCATGGATGCCCGCACGGGCCGCTTTGTCGATGTGCGGGGGCCCGACCTTGCCGCCGCCAGACGGCCTGGGCGCAGGCGCGCGGGGGACAGGCACTGA
- a CDS encoding tetratricopeptide repeat protein — MSLVPVLSRLMPAMMLAALTSACNDPNFGVAETRQTTAVERVVELRRALKTNPADTAALSRLGDLYADQGMWAESMGAYREALILSPSDRNLVLGYGRGQLAVGDFGGALKTAAQAGDSDVRGMLLKAGALAGAGQLAQSRALLERARAIAPRDLDVRSNLSLVAALQRDPTAYGIARAAAFAPDADFSHIRNMVLVGGITGNDGSAAQDGERRGLDPSEIGGILSVGHRARTQGMSAVTVLTR, encoded by the coding sequence ATGAGCCTTGTTCCCGTCCTGTCCCGTCTGATGCCGGCGATGATGCTTGCCGCTTTGACAAGTGCCTGCAACGATCCGAATTTCGGCGTGGCCGAGACCCGGCAGACCACTGCAGTCGAGCGGGTGGTCGAACTGCGCCGCGCGCTCAAGACCAACCCTGCCGATACGGCGGCGCTGTCGCGGCTGGGCGACCTTTACGCCGATCAGGGAATGTGGGCCGAATCCATGGGGGCCTATCGCGAGGCCCTGATCCTTTCGCCCTCGGACCGCAATCTGGTGCTGGGCTATGGGCGCGGTCAGCTGGCCGTGGGCGATTTCGGCGGCGCGCTGAAGACAGCGGCCCAGGCAGGCGACAGCGATGTGCGCGGCATGCTGCTGAAAGCGGGGGCGCTGGCGGGGGCAGGACAGTTGGCCCAGTCGCGCGCGCTGCTGGAACGGGCACGCGCGATCGCCCCGCGCGACCTGGACGTGCGCAGCAACCTTTCACTGGTGGCCGCATTGCAGCGCGATCCGACGGCCTATGGCATTGCACGCGCCGCAGCCTTTGCCCCGGATGCCGATTTTTCCCATATCCGCAACATGGTTCTGGTCGGCGGCATCACCGGCAATGACGGTTCAGCCGCACAGGATGGCGAGCGCCGCGGGCTTGACCCATCTGAGATCGGCGGCATCCTGTCTGTCGGCCACCGCGCCCGCACGCAGGGCATGAGCGCCGTCACCGTCCTGACGCGCTGA
- a CDS encoding ATP-binding protein: MIPRLGSIRARLLAAAALWLTLALLAAWWVIGGLLAGFITDRFDAETAAIADSIIAGIEADEDGGLRLVAPPIDPRFSVPLSLWSWQLQDEGGQVIDKAPSLLDLYLHPPQAEFAGGPGTGPEGEPLRVLHRHFTLPGEDAPLSVTVTAPVAEITGAISRLRRPLALALAALGAGLAAATLAQVTLGLRSLDRLGRDIRAIRQGQAESLPQQPMAELRPVTAEINALLEANRSVIGRARDHLGNLAHSLRTPMAALANTLPPDHPGQDMIARMDRQIGWHLRRARSAGAPRLLGHWTPVAAVIDDILLVLRQPCRDRGLAVSIACPPDARFAGERQDLEEMLGNLLENAVKYAASRIAVTVEGKGPSLTLTVADDGPGLPQSGHSTALARGGRLDERGPPGAGLGLAIVADLAALHGGSLHLGVAAMGGLAARLTLPA, encoded by the coding sequence GTGATCCCGCGGCTGGGGTCGATCCGCGCGCGGCTGCTGGCGGCGGCGGCGCTGTGGCTGACGCTGGCCTTGCTGGCGGCGTGGTGGGTGATCGGCGGGCTGCTGGCCGGGTTCATCACCGACCGCTTCGATGCCGAAACCGCGGCGATTGCCGATAGCATCATCGCCGGCATCGAGGCGGACGAGGACGGCGGGCTTCGGCTGGTCGCGCCGCCCATCGATCCGCGATTTTCCGTTCCCCTGTCGCTGTGGTCCTGGCAATTGCAGGACGAGGGCGGGCAGGTGATCGACAAGGCGCCATCGCTGCTTGACCTGTATCTGCACCCGCCGCAGGCAGAGTTCGCCGGTGGCCCCGGCACCGGGCCCGAGGGCGAGCCGCTGCGGGTGCTGCACCGCCATTTCACCCTGCCGGGAGAGGATGCGCCGCTGTCTGTCACAGTGACAGCGCCGGTGGCGGAAATCACCGGGGCCATTTCCCGCCTGCGCCGGCCGCTGGCGCTGGCGCTGGCCGCGCTGGGCGCGGGGCTGGCGGCGGCGACGCTGGCGCAGGTCACGCTGGGGCTGCGTTCGCTGGACCGGCTGGGGCGCGACATCCGCGCGATCCGGCAGGGGCAGGCCGAATCCCTTCCGCAGCAGCCGATGGCCGAGCTGCGCCCTGTGACGGCAGAGATCAACGCCCTGCTGGAGGCCAATCGCTCGGTCATCGGGCGGGCGCGCGATCATCTGGGAAACCTGGCCCATTCCCTCAGGACACCGATGGCGGCGCTGGCAAACACCCTGCCACCCGATCATCCCGGACAGGATATGATCGCCCGCATGGACCGGCAGATCGGATGGCATCTGCGGCGCGCCCGCAGCGCCGGCGCCCCGCGGCTGCTGGGTCATTGGACGCCCGTGGCAGCGGTGATCGACGATATCCTGCTGGTCCTGCGCCAGCCCTGCCGCGACCGGGGATTGGCCGTGTCGATCGCCTGCCCCCCTGACGCGCGCTTTGCCGGCGAGCGGCAGGATCTTGAGGAGATGCTGGGCAATCTTCTGGAAAACGCCGTGAAATATGCCGCTAGCCGCATTGCGGTCACAGTGGAAGGCAAGGGGCCAAGCCTGACGCTGACGGTGGCCGATGACGGCCCGGGCCTGCCGCAGAGCGGCCATTCCACCGCCCTGGCCCGCGGCGGCCGGCTGGACGAGCGGGGGCCGCCGGGCGCCGGGCTGGGGCTGGCCATCGTGGCCGACCTTGCCGCCCTGCATGGCGGCAGCCTGCATCTGGGCGTGGCGGCAATGGGCGGACTTGCGGCGCGGCTGACCCTGCCCGCCTGA
- a CDS encoding response regulator transcription factor, with the protein MRCLIVEDDPILSGQIAAAMRQGGFVADIANDGAQAEFMGMTETYDVAILDLGLPGLPGIEVLTRWRAQGLSLPVLILTARGDWSDKVAGFRAGADDYAVKPFRLDEVVLRAQTLVRRAAGHARAVLTAGPLGYDTQLGVITRDGMALRLTAFETRILGYLMHHPGRVVSRTELSEHLYDAGSDRDFKSIEVVIGRLRRKIGEGLIETRRGEGYVLCGDPA; encoded by the coding sequence ATGCGCTGCCTGATCGTCGAGGATGATCCCATCCTGTCGGGCCAGATCGCCGCTGCCATGCGCCAAGGCGGCTTTGTCGCCGACATCGCCAACGACGGCGCGCAGGCCGAATTCATGGGCATGACCGAAACCTATGACGTGGCCATCCTCGATCTTGGTCTGCCCGGCCTGCCGGGGATCGAGGTGCTGACGCGCTGGCGCGCCCAGGGGCTGTCGCTGCCCGTCCTGATCCTGACCGCCCGCGGGGACTGGAGCGACAAGGTCGCCGGATTTCGCGCCGGCGCGGATGATTACGCGGTCAAGCCCTTCCGCCTGGACGAGGTCGTGCTGCGCGCCCAGACGCTGGTGCGCCGCGCGGCCGGTCATGCGCGGGCGGTGCTGACAGCCGGGCCGCTGGGCTATGACACGCAGCTGGGCGTCATCACCCGCGACGGCATGGCCCTCAGGCTCACCGCCTTTGAAACGCGCATCCTGGGCTATCTCATGCACCATCCGGGGCGGGTCGTCAGCCGCACCGAACTGTCCGAACATCTCTATGACGCCGGCAGCGACAGGGACTTCAAGTCGATCGAGGTCGTGATCGGCCGCCTGCGCCGCAAGATCGGCGAAGGGCTGATCGAGACGCGGCGCGGCGAAGGCTATGTCCTGTGCGGCGATCCGGCGTGA
- the lipA gene encoding lipoyl synthase: MSDAPPILRHPEKAHRPDQAQPAKPAWIRVKAPVSAGYKATRDILRDNRLSTVCEQAGCPNVGECWSQGHATMMIMGEICTRGCSFCNVITGKPRALDVFEPGRVAHAVQKLALKHVVITSVDRDDLDDGGADHFAQTIRAIRHRSPDSTIEVLTPDFLKAQPGALETVVEARPDVFNHNLETVPGLYPTVRPGARYFHSLRLLQRVKELDPAMFTKSGIMVGLGEDRQGVLQVMDDMRAAGIDFITIGQYLQPTPKHHRVDRFVTPEEFAGYEKAAWGKGFLMVSATPLTRSSYHAGDDFARLRAARQARLAGG, from the coding sequence ATGTCCGACGCGCCGCCGATCCTGCGCCATCCCGAAAAGGCTCATCGCCCCGATCAGGCGCAGCCCGCCAAGCCGGCCTGGATCCGCGTCAAGGCCCCGGTCAGCGCCGGATACAAGGCCACGCGCGACATCCTGCGCGACAACCGCCTGTCCACCGTCTGCGAACAGGCCGGCTGCCCCAATGTCGGCGAATGCTGGAGCCAGGGTCACGCCACCATGATGATCATGGGCGAGATCTGCACCCGCGGCTGTTCCTTCTGCAACGTCATCACCGGCAAGCCGCGCGCGCTGGACGTGTTCGAGCCGGGGCGCGTCGCCCATGCCGTGCAGAAGCTGGCGCTCAAGCATGTCGTCATCACCAGCGTGGACCGGGACGATCTGGATGATGGCGGGGCCGATCATTTTGCCCAGACCATTCGCGCGATCCGCCATCGCAGCCCCGATTCGACCATCGAGGTGCTGACCCCCGACTTTCTCAAGGCACAGCCGGGGGCGCTGGAAACGGTGGTCGAGGCGCGGCCCGACGTGTTCAACCACAATCTCGAAACGGTGCCGGGGCTTTATCCGACGGTGCGGCCGGGCGCGCGCTATTTCCATTCGCTGCGGCTGCTGCAGCGCGTCAAGGAACTTGACCCGGCAATGTTCACCAAATCGGGCATCATGGTGGGGCTGGGCGAGGATCGGCAGGGGGTGCTGCAGGTCATGGATGACATGCGCGCGGCCGGGATCGATTTCATCACCATCGGCCAATACCTGCAGCCGACGCCCAAGCACCACCGGGTCGATCGCTTCGTCACGCCCGAAGAGTTCGCGGGCTATGAAAAGGCGGCCTGGGGCAAGGGATTCCTGATGGTTTCGGCCACGCCGCTGACGCGGTCCTCGTATCATGCGGGCGATGATTTCGCACGGCTTCGCGCCGCAAGGCAGGCCAGGCTGGCAGGGGGCTGA
- a CDS encoding DUF6456 domain-containing protein: protein MDMMIMTGDLSEAMAVVATVTGALPTAAPGTGAAAAEGSAPPAPALPEDAQLYLRHVEGGETIRALAREAGCHASTILRRIRRFENRRDDPLVDRAVERSAALGRPAADLSEIRRILRRLAEPGAVLAVAEGMDKAIITRSDIRTAVLDRKLAELLALRGWVGLLGQGRITRHAITPAGRAALKAMMMGRYAGLPEAGGVCENAAEAVPGASGLAEAAAPFVHAPGGPDTAPDMGPAAAQAHRIYEDRTLDDPEGPGMRRMRVNIAESPLLVLARRRDANGQPFLDSGMVAAGERLREDFELAQMGARVTQNWDGFLTAGIDAGFNAGWGGGSESARRRVAEALRDLGPGMGDLVLRVCCFLEGIEMTERRLGWAARSGKVVLRLALMRLERFYRERYGSGSPLIG, encoded by the coding sequence ATCGACATGATGATTATGACGGGTGATCTAAGCGAGGCGATGGCGGTCGTGGCGACCGTCACGGGCGCTTTGCCGACAGCCGCACCCGGGACAGGCGCAGCTGCGGCCGAAGGCAGCGCCCCCCCGGCGCCAGCCCTGCCCGAGGATGCGCAGCTGTATCTGCGCCACGTCGAAGGGGGCGAGACGATCCGCGCCCTTGCCCGCGAGGCGGGCTGCCATGCCTCGACCATCCTGCGCCGCATCCGCCGCTTCGAAAACCGCCGCGATGACCCGCTGGTCGATCGGGCGGTCGAACGCAGTGCCGCGCTTGGCCGGCCGGCTGCCGATCTGTCCGAGATCCGCCGCATCCTGCGCCGCCTGGCCGAACCGGGCGCCGTTCTGGCCGTGGCCGAAGGGATGGACAAGGCGATCATCACCCGTTCGGACATCCGCACGGCCGTCCTTGATCGCAAGCTGGCCGAGCTGTTGGCGCTGCGCGGCTGGGTGGGGTTGTTGGGGCAGGGGCGGATCACCCGCCATGCGATCACGCCCGCAGGGCGCGCGGCGCTCAAGGCGATGATGATGGGGCGCTATGCAGGCCTGCCCGAAGCAGGCGGGGTGTGCGAGAACGCGGCCGAGGCCGTCCCTGGCGCATCAGGTCTGGCCGAGGCGGCAGCGCCCTTCGTCCATGCGCCGGGCGGCCCTGACACTGCACCCGACATGGGCCCGGCCGCGGCCCAGGCGCACCGCATCTATGAGGATCGCACCCTGGACGACCCCGAGGGGCCGGGCATGCGGCGCATGAGGGTGAACATCGCGGAAAGCCCGCTGCTGGTTCTGGCGCGGCGGCGCGATGCCAACGGGCAACCTTTCCTGGACAGCGGCATGGTCGCCGCGGGCGAACGGCTGCGCGAGGATTTCGAACTGGCGCAGATGGGGGCGCGGGTCACGCAGAACTGGGACGGGTTCCTGACCGCGGGAATCGATGCCGGCTTCAACGCCGGCTGGGGCGGCGGTTCCGAATCCGCCCGCCGCCGGGTTGCCGAGGCGCTGCGCGATCTTGGCCCCGGCATGGGCGATCTGGTGCTGCGCGTGTGCTGCTTTCTCGAGGGGATCGAGATGACCGAGCGCCGGCTTGGCTGGGCAGCGCGTTCGGGCAAGGTGGTGCTGCGCCTGGCGCTGATGCGGCTCGAACGCTTTTACCGCGAACGTTACGGCAGCGGCAGCCCGTTGATCGGCTGA